From a single Myxocyprinus asiaticus isolate MX2 ecotype Aquarium Trade chromosome 47, UBuf_Myxa_2, whole genome shotgun sequence genomic region:
- the LOC127436377 gene encoding cysteine-rich DPF motif domain-containing protein 1-like, with the protein MDLNEGSVLGVFTCELCELSSPYSFYGHKPPNTRAIVLLEECYGMRDPFSPEREKFLVLGSKCCVCSKMVCVSMDCSLFYTKRFCLPCVRNHLHQFPEQIQNELAKKRNVQKMS; encoded by the exons ATGGATTTGAACGAAGGATCTGTTTTGGGCGTGTTCACATGCGAGCTGTGTGAATTGTCCAGTCCGTACTCATTTTATGGACACAAACCTCCCAACACAAGAGCTATAGT GCTTTTAGAAGAATGTTATGGAATGAGAGATCCCTTTAGCCCAGAGAGAGAAAAGTTCCTCGTTTTAGGATCAAAGTGCTGTGTGTGTAGTAAGATGGTGTGTGTTAGCATG GACTGCAGTCTGTTCTATACCAAACGCTTTTGCTTGCCATGTGTGCGGAATCACCTCCATCAGTTTCCAGAACAGATTCAAAATGAGCTGGCAAAGAAAAGGAATGTCCAAAAGATGTCCTAA
- the LOC127436376 gene encoding cyclin-dependent kinase inhibitor 1B-like yields MSKVRVSNGSPTLERVDARQADHKPHVCRNLFGSVNREEFERDVKEQLQELEKASSDKWNFDFAKNEPLSPGKYEWQEVDSKDVPEFYSRAHHAKRATETVDHNRNHDYLLTTPSLESGGEDSGNTEPGSQSDCQTALTTPRKRPSAEDEDLPCQSKRPNVHPTEANHCPDTTDSVEQAPCKSDPKT; encoded by the exons ATGTCAAAAGTGCGCGTCTCGAATGGAAGTCCGACGCTGGAGCGGGTCGATGCGAGGCAGGCGGACCACAAGCCTCACGTGTGCAGGAATCTGTTCGGATCTGTGAATCGCGAAGAGTTCGAGAGGGATGTTAAGGAGCAACTGCAGGAGCTCGAGAAAGCATCCTCGGACAAATGGAACTTCGACTTTGCCAAAAACGAGCCGCTTTCGCCGGGCAAGTACGAGTGGCAGGAGGTGGACAGCAAAGACGTGCCGGAATTTTACAGCAGAGCACATCATGCCAAACGGGCTACCGAGACTGTGGATCATAACCGGAATCACGATTATTTGTTGACAACTCCCTCTCTGGAGAGCGGAGGGGAGGACTCTGGAAACACAGAGCCTGGGAGTCAGTCAGATTGCCAAACAGCACTGACCACACCGAGGAAAAGGCCGTCGGCGGAGGATGAGG ATCTTCCTTGCCAAAGTAAAAGACCCAACGTCCATCCGACCGAAGCGAACCACTGTCCGGATACGACAGATTCGGTCGAGCAGGCGCCCTGCAAATCAGACCCCAAAACGTAA
- the LOC127436373 gene encoding peroxisome proliferator-activated receptor alpha-like, with the protein MVDMPSLYSPSSLLGDPMLDRSLCGDLNGDLEELEDISQSLHDDTFSSLHILEYQSYNTVLDSSTGLDVLTPASSPSSGVFAASTGQDGNSSSSLTLECRVCADRASGFHYGVHACEGCKGFFRRTIRLKLEYDKCERNCKIQKKNRNKCQYCRFHKCLAVGMSHNAIRFGRMPQSEKHRLRAEQEIGEKEERESQQPDTKTLARLIHDAYLKHFHMNKAKARVFLTGKTCSPPFVIHDLDTLQHAEQTLVTQLLGNMAAGDASALQEREVEARLFLCCQYASVETVTELTEFAKAVPGFAALDLNDQVTLLKYGVYEALFALLASCMNKDGLLVARGAGFITREFLKSLRKPFSDMMEPKFQFAMRFNALELDDSDLALFVAAIICCGDRPGLSNVSHIECIQETIIHALRLHLLANHPDNTLLFPKLLQKLADLRQLVTEHAELVQEIKKTNDASLHPLLQEIYRDMY; encoded by the exons ATGGTAGACATGCCGAGTCTGTACAGTCCCTCGTCCCTGCTGGGTGATCCGATGCTGGACAGGTCTCTTTGTGGAGACCTCAATGGTGATCTGGAGGAGCTAGAGGACATCTCTCAGTCTCTTCATGATGATACCTTCAGTTCTCTACACATACTGGAGTACCAGAGCTACAACACAGTGTTAGACAGCTCCACTGGCCTAG ATGTCTTAACGCCAGCTTCTAGTCCATCCTCAGGAGTGTTTGCAGCCAGCACTGGTCAGGATGGGAACTCCTCTAGTTCACTTACCCTGGAGTGCCGCGTCTGTGCCGACCGTGCCTCGGGTTTCCACTACGGAGTGCATGCCTGCGAAGGCTGCAAA GGGTTCTTCAGGAGAACCATTCGACTCAAATTGGAATATGACAAGTGTGAACGCAACTGTAAGATCCAGAAGAAGAACCGAAACAAGTGTCAATACTGCCGTTTCCACAAGTGCCTTGCGGTGGGCATGTCCCACAATG CCATTCGATTCGGGCGAATGCCTCAGTCTGAGAAGCACAGGCTGAGAGCAGAGCAGGAGATTGGGGAGAAAGAAGAGCGCGAGTCCCAGCAGCCCGACACTAAGACTCTAGCCAGGCTGATCCATGACGCCTACCTCAAACACTTCCACATGAACAAAGCCAAAGCACGTGTCTTTCTCACAGGCAAGACTTGCTCTCCG CCCTTCGTCATCCATGACCTAGACACTCTGCAGCACGCTGAGCAGACTTTGGTCACCCAACTTCTGGGGAACATGGCAGCCGGTGATGCCTCTGCTCTACAGGAGAGAGAAGTCGAGGCCCGGCTCTTTCTTTGCTGTCAGTATGCTTCAGTGGAGACGGTCACAGAACTCACAGAGTTTGCCAAAGCTGTACCTGGCTTTGCTGCCCTAGATCTTAACGACCAGGTGACTCTGCTGAAGTATGGTGTGTATGAGGCGCTGTTTGCCCTGCTGGCCTCCTGTATGAATAAAGATGGACTGCTGGTGGCTCGTGGTGCAGGCTTTATCACTCGCGAGTTTCTGAAAAGCCTGCGCAAGCCCTTCAGTGACATGATGGAGCCAAAATTTCAGTTCGCTATGAGGTTCAATGCTCTAGAACTCGACGACAGCGACCTGGCACTGTTTGTGGCGGCCATTATCTGCTGTGGAG ATCGTCCAGGACTGAGCAATGTGTCCCATATCGAGTGCATCCAGGAGACCATAATTCACGCTCTACGGCTCCACCTGTTGGCCAACCATCCTGACAACACTTTACTCTTTCCCAAGCTGCTACAGAAACTGGCTGACCTGCGACAGCTTGTGACAGAGCATGCAGAGCTTGTCCAGGAGATCAAGAAGACAAATGATGCTTCACTCCATCCACTTCTGCAGGAGATCTACAGAGATATGTACTGA